CCCGCACCGCGGGCAGCTCCGGGAAGAGCGAGGCGACGTGGGTGTCCGGGCCGACACCCAGCATCAGGACGTCGAACTCCGGCACCGTGCCGTGGTTCTCGGGCCCCGCGGCCTTGGCCAGCTCGGCCGCGTACGCCTCCGCCGCCGCCTCGACGTCGTCCCCGTGGGGACCGTCGGACGTGGGCATCGGGTGGACCCGTGCCGCGTCCAGCGGAACCGCGTCGAGGAGGGCCGCGCGGGCCTGCGTGTCATTGCGGTCGGGGTCACCCTCGGGGAGGTAGCGCTCGTCGCCCCACCACAGGTCGAGGCGTCCCCAGTCCACGGCGTCCCGGGCGGGCTGGGAGGCGAGCGCGGCGAGGAGGCCTTTGCCGTTGCGTCCGCCGGTGAGCACGATCGAGGCGTATCCGCGCGAGGCCTGCGCGTCCACGATCTTCGTGATCAGCCGGGCCGCCGCGGCCTGGGCCATCAGTTCCTTGTCGCGGTGGACGACGAGCTGCGGAGTGTTCACTCGGCGGCCGCCTTCTTCGCCGGAGCCTTCTTGGCGGTGGACTTCTTCGCCGCGGAGCCCGACGTCGCCTTCTTGGCCGCGGACGACGAGGCGGTCTTCTTCGCCGCCGGGGCCGCCGTGGACTTCTTGGCGGCCGGAGCCGTCTTCGTGGCCGTCGCCGTCCCGCCCGAGGAGGCCTCCTCGGCGGCCGCGGCCTCCGCGTTCAGCCGGTCCACGCCGTAGCGCAGCGCCGAGGCGTAGGTGTCGTCCGGGTCGAGGCGGCGCAGTTCCTCCGCCATCAGCTCGGCCGTCTCGCGGCGCTTGAGCGCCACCGCACGGTCGGGCTGGCCCTCGATGGAGAGGGTGGCGAGGGAGCCGTCGGCCCGGTCCAGGACGATCGGGCCGCAGCTCGTGTCCATCCGCACCGCGGTGAGACCCGGGCCGGCCGACAGCGAGCGCTTGACGGGGACGTCGAGCCGGTCCGCGAGCCACATCGCCAGCAGCTCGCAGCTCGGGTTGAACTCCTCGCCCTCCACCTCGACCGCGGACACGTCGCACACGACCTGGTCCAGGGCCGCGGCCAGCATCGAACGCCAGGGCGTGATGCGGGTCCACGACAGGTCGGTGTCGCCGGGGGCGTAGGCGTCGGCGCGGGCGTTGAGCTCCCGGACCGGCGACTCCGCGGCGTAGGTGTCGGTCACGCGGCGCTGCGCGAGCGCGCCGAGCGGGTCCTTCGCCGGATCGAGCGGCGCGTTCACCGGCCACCAGGCGACGACGGGAGCGTCCGGCAGCAGCAGCGGCAGCACGACCGACTGGGCGTGGTTGAGGACCTCGCCGTACAGACGCAGCACCACCGTCTCGCCGGTGCCGGCCTCCGCTCCGAGCCGTACCTCGGCGTCGAGGCGCGACTTCGTGCGGTCGCGGGGCGAACGGGAGACGCGCTTGATGACCACGAGGATGCGCGAAGGGTGCTCGCGCGAGGCGTCGTTGGCGGCCCTCAGGGCGTCGTAGGCGTTCTCCTCGTCGGTGACGATGACGAGGGTGAGCACCATGCCGACGGCAGGGGCGCCGATTTCGCGGCGGCCCTGCACCAGCGCCTTGTTGATCTTGCTGGCCGTGGTGTCCGTGAGATCGATCTTCATGGGCGACGCCAGCTCCGTCCGTCTCGCTCGAGCATCTCGTCGGCCTCGACGGGACCCCAGGTGCCCGACGCGTACTGCGCGGGCTTGCCGTGCTTTTCCCAGTACTGCTCGATCGGGTCGAGGATCTTCCAGGACAGCTCGACCTCCTCGGTGCGCGGGAAGAGGTTCGAGTCACCGAGCAGGACGTCGAGGATCAGCCGCTCGTACGCCTCGGGGCTGGACTCGGTGAACGACTCGCCGTAGGCGAAGTCCATCGAGACGTCCCGGATCTCCATCGAGGTGCCGGGCACCTTGGAGCCGAAGCGGACCGTGACGCCCTCGTCGGGCTGGACGCGGAAGACGATCGCGTTCTGGCCCAGCTCCTCGGTCGCCGTGTGGTCGAAGGGGGAGTGCGGGGCGCGCTGGAAGACGACCGCGATCTCGGTGACGCGACGGCCGAGCCGCTTGCCGGTGCGCAGGTAGAAGGGGACGCCCGCCCAGCGGCGGTTGTCCACCTCGACCTTGATCGCGGCGAACGTGTCGGTCTTCGACGTGGGGTCGATGCCGTCTTCCTGGAGGTAGCCGACGACCTTCTCGCCGCCCTGCCAGCCGGCCGCGTACTGACCGCGGACCGTGTCCTTGCCGAGGTCCTTGGGCAGCTTGGCGGCGCCGAGCACCTTGGTCTTCTCCGCGGCGAGCGCGTCCGCGTCGAAGGAGGAGGGCTCCTCCATGGCGGTCAGCGCCATCAGCTGGAGGAGGTGGTTCTGGATGACGTCACGGGCGGCGCCGATGCCGTCGTAGTAACCGGCCCGGCCGCCGATGCCGATGTCCTCGGCCATGGTGATCTGCACGTGGTCGACGAAGGACCGGTTCCAGATCGGCTCGAACATCGTGTTGGCGAAGCGGAGCGCCAGGATGTTCTGGACGGTCTCCTTGCCGAGGTAGTGGTCGATACGGAAGACCTGGTCCGGGGCGAAGACCTGGTGCACGATCGCGTTGAGCTCCTCGGCCGACTTGAGGTCGTGACCGAAGGGCTTCTCGATGACCGCGCGGCGCCAGGAGCCGTTCGCCTGGTCGGCCAGCTTGTGCTTCTTCAGCTGCTTGATGACCACCGGGAACGCGGACGGCGGCACCGACAGGTAGAAGGCGAAATTGCCGCCGGTGCCCTGTGCCTTGTCCAGCTCGTCGATGGTGGAGCGCAGCCGCTCGAAGGCCTCGTCGTCGTCGAAGGTGCCCTGGACGAAGCGCATGCCCTGCACGAGCTGCTGCCAGACCTCCTCACGGAACGGCGTGCGCGCGTGCTCCTTGACCGCGTCGTGGACCTCTTGCGCGAAGTCCTCGTCGGCCCACTCGCGCCGGGCGAAGCCGACGAGGGAGAAGCCCGGCGGCAGCAGACCCCGGTTGGCGAGGTCGTACACCGCGGGCATCAGCTTTTTACGTGACAAATCGCCCGTGACGCCGAAGATGACCAGGCCCGACGGCCCCGCGATACGCGGGAGCCGTCGGTCTGCGGGGTCACGCAGCGGGTTGCTGCTCGACAAGGTTTCAGCCCTCCGAAGGGGCGAGGCGCTTGAGTTCCGCCTCGGTCGACTTGAGCAGGTCGTTCCAGGCCGCCTCGAACTTCTCGACGCCCTCTTCCTCGAGGAGCTGGACCACGTCGTCGTAGGCGATCCCGAGCTTCTCGACGGCGTCGATCTCGGCACGGGACTGGTCGTACGTACCGGCGACGGTGTTTCCGGTGATCCGGCCGTGGTCGTCGGTGGCCTCCAGCGTGGCCTCCGGCATGGTGTTCACGGTGTTGGGCGCGACCAGCTCGTCGACGTACAGGGTGTCCTTGTACGCCGGGTCCTTGACGCCCGTCGAGGCCCACAGCGGACGCTGCTTGTTGGCCTGCGACTTGTCCAGGGCGGCCCAGCGGTCCGAGGAGAAGACCGACTCGTACGCCTCGTAGGCGAGCCGGGCGTTCGCCAGGGCCGCCTTGCCGCGGGCGGCCTTCGCCTCGGGGGTGCCGAGGGCGTCGAGCCGCTTGTCGATCTCGGTGTCCACGCGGGACACGAAGAAGGACGCCACGGAGTGGATCTTCGACAGGTCCAGGCCGCGCTCCTTGGCCTTCTCGAGGCCGGCCAGGTAGGCGTCCATGACCTCGCGGTAGCGCTCCAGCGAGAAGATCAGCGTGACGTTGACGCTGATACCGAGGCCGATGACCTCGGTGATCGCCGGCAGACCCGCCCTGGTGGCCGGGATCTTGATCAGGGTGTTGGGACGGTCCACCAGCCAGGCGAGCTGCTTGGCCTCGGCGACGGTCGCGTGGGTGTCGTGCGCCAGGCGCGGGTCGACCTCGATCGAGACCCGGCCGTCCTGGCCGCCCGTCGCGTCGAAGACGGGCCGCAGGATGTCGGCGGCGTCACGGACGTCCGCCGTCGTGATCATGCGGATGGCCTCCTCGACGGTCACCCTGCGGGCCGCGAGGTCGGACAGCTGCTGGTCGTAGCCGTCGCCCTGGGAGATCGCCTTCTGGAAGATCGACGGGTTGGTGGTGACGCCCACGACGTGCTGCTGGTCGATCAGTTCCGCGAGGTTGCCTGACGTGATCCGCTTGCGGGACAGGTCGTCCAGCCAGATCGCGACGCCCTCCTCGGAGAGGCGCTTGAGTGCGTCTGTCATGGAAATTGCATCTCCTACGTGTCGTATGTCGGCGTCAGCGCTGGGCTGCTGCTGCGATCGATTCACGGGCGGCGTCGGCGACGTGCTCGGCGGTGAAGCCGAACTCGGCGAACAGCGTCTTGGCGTCCGCCGAAGCGCCGAAGTGCTCCAGCGAGACAATCCGTCCGGCGTCCCCGACGAAGCGGTGCCAGGTGAGACCGATACCGGCCTCCACCGAGACACGCGCCTTCACCGACGGCGGCAGGACGCTGTCCCGGTACCCCTGGTCCTGCTCGTCGAACCACTCCACGCAGGGCATGGACACGACCCGCGTGGGGACGCCCGCGGCCTGGAGACGCTCACGCGCCTCGACGGCCACATGCACCTCGGAGCCGGTGCCGATGAGGATGACCTCCGGCGTGCCGCCCTCGGCCTCGAACAGCACGTACCCGCCCTTGGCGGCGTCCTCGTTCGCGTCGTACGTCGGCACGCCCTGACGGGTCAGCGCCAGGCCGTGCGGGGCACCCTTGCCGTACACCTTCGTGTAGCGCTTGAGGATCTCGCGCCAGGCGATCGTGGTCTCGTTCGCGTCCGCGGGACGGACGACGTTCAGGCCCGGGATGGCGCGCAGCGAGGCGAGGTGCTCGACCGGCTGGTGCGTCGGGCCGTCCTCGCCGAGGCCGATCGAGTCGTGCGTCCACACGTACGTCACCGGCAGGTGCATCAGGGCCGACAGGCGGACCGCGTTGCGCATGTAGTCGGAGAACACCAGGAAGGTGCCGCCGTAGACACGCGTGTTGCCGTGCAGCGTGATGCCGTTCATCTCCGCGGCCATGGAGTGCTCGCGGATGCCGAAGTGGATCGTGCGGCCGTACGGGTCGGCCTCCGGGAGCGGGTTGTCCGCCGGGAGGAACGAGCTGGTCTTGTCGATCGTGGTGTTGTTCGAGCCGGCCAGGTCGGCGGAGCCGCCCCACAGCTCGGGGATGACCGGGCCGAGGGCCTGCAGCACCTTGCCGGACGCGGCGCGGGTGGCGACGCTCTTGCCCGTCTCGAACGTGGGGAGGTGCTCCTCCCAGCCGGCGGGCAGCTCGGTCGCGGCGATGCGGTCGTACTCGGCGGCGCGCTCCGGGCTGGCGGTGCGCCAGGCGGCGAAGCCCTTCTCCCACTCGGCACGGGCCTCACGGCCGCGGTCGAGCGCCTGGCGCGTGTGCGCGAGGACCTCGTCGGCGACGTCGAAGGACTTGTCCGGGTCGAAGCCGAGGACGCGCTTGGTGGCGGCGACCTCGTCGTCGCCGAGCGCCGAGCCGTGCGCGGCCTCGGTGTTCTGCGCGTTCGGCGCGGGCCAGGCGATGATCGAGCGCATCGCGATGAACGACGGCCGGTCCGTCACCTTCTTCGCGGCCTCGACGGCGTCGAAGAGAGCGTTCGGGTCGAGGTCGCCGTCCGGCTTCGGGGCGACCCGCTGGACGTGCCAGCCGTACGCCTCGTAGCGCTTGACGGTGTCCTCGGAGACAGCGGTCTCCGTGTCGCCCTCGATCGAGATGTGGTTGTCGTCCCACAGCAGGATCAGGTTGCCGAGCTGCTGGTGCCCGGCCATCGAGGACGCCTCCGCGGAGATGCCCTCCTGGAGGCAGCCGTCACCGGCGATGGCGTAGATGAAGTGGTCGAACGGGGACTCGCCCTGCGCGGTCTCCGGGTCGAACAGGCCGCGCTCGTAGCGGGCGGCCATCGCCATGCCCACGGCGTTGGCGACACCCTGGCCGAGGGGACCGGTCGTGGTCTCCACCCCGGGGGTGTGCCCGTACTCCGGGTGGCCCGGCGTCCTGCTGCCCCACGTCCGGAAGGCCTCGAGGTCCGCCAGCTCCAGGCCGAACCCGGCGAGGTAGAGCTGGGTGTAGAGGGTCAGGGACGAGTGGCCCGCGGACAGCACGAAGCGGTCACGCCCCACCCAGTCGGGGTCCGCCGGGTCATGCCGCATCACCTTCTGGAAGAGGGTGTACGCGACGGGCGCGAGGCTCATGGCCGTACCGGGATGGCCGTTTCCGACCTTCTGTACGGCATCGGCGGCCAGGACGCGGGCGGTGTCGACAGCCCGCTGGTCCAATGCGGTCCACTCGAGGTCTGTGGTGGTCGGCTTGGTGCTCACCCTGGGTCAGGGCTCCTCTCCACATGTCACACATGTCGAATTGCCGGTGCACTGGGCGCCCCGGCCGTTGTCGAGCCTACCCCCGTAAGTACGTGCGTTTTTTCGAGTCATTCCAGACTGCCGGGACTCTTCGGGATCCGCCTCCCGACCGGTCCGTTCCCTGTTCGACACGTGAATACGGAGCCGCTCGTCCGAGTGCTCAATCGAGTGGCGACCGGCTCTTCCAGCGGCACCTCCCAACACGAGCGCACCCCCGCGAATGCCGGGGTCTGGGCAACGTCTACAGTGGCGTGGTACGCGCGAGCCTTTACGGGGAGTTCACACCCCGGGGCTTGCTGGGATGTCTCTGTCAGGGGTGTGCGTGACGGCCGTCGAATCCCGTCCAGCCGGTGTGCTCGGGACGAGCAGCAGCCGGGGTCAGCGGCCATTCGGGGCCCGTGTCAAAGCGTTCGTGGCGCTGACGAAGCCGCGGATCATCGAACTGCTGCTGATCACCACCGTTCCAGTGATGTTCTTGGCCCAGCAGGGCGTACCCGACCTGAAGCTGGTGCTCCTCACCTGCCTCGGCGGCTACCTCTCCGCGGGCGGCGCCAACGCGCTCAACATGTACATCGACCGCGACATCGACGCCCTCATGGAGCGGACCTCGCAGCGGCCACTGGTCACCGGGATGGTCAGCCCCCGCGAGTGCCTCGCCTTCGGCCTTTCGCTGGCCGTCGTCTCGACGCTGCTGTTCGGACTCACCGTCAACTGGCTGTCCGCCTGGCTGTCGCTCGGAGCGCTCCTCTTCTACGTCGTCGTCTACACGATGATCCTCAAGCGCCGTACGTCGCAGAACATCGTCTGGGGCGGCATCGCCGGCTGCCTGCCCGTGCTCATCGGCTGGTCGTCGGTCACCGACTCCCTGTCCTGGGCGCCGGTCATCCTCTTCCTCGTCATGTTCTTCTGGACGCCGCCGCACTACTGGCCGCTGTCGATGAAGGTGAAGGACGACTACGCGCGCGTGGGCGTTCCGATGCTGCCGGTGGTCGCCAGCAACAAGGTCGTCGCCCGCCAGATCGTCATCTACAGCTGGGTGATGGTCGCCGTCTCCCTGCTGCTCACCCCGCTCGGCTACACCGGCTGGTTCTACACCGTCGTCGCGCTCGGCGCGGGCGGGTTCTGGCTGTGGGAGGCGCACGGCCTGCAGAACCGGGCCAAGTCCGAGGTCACGGGCGGCAAGCTCAAGGAGATGCGGCTCTTCCACTGGTCGATCACCTACGTGTCGATCCTCTTCGTCGCCGTCGCCGTGGACCCCTTCCTGCGGTAGGCACCTTCTCCGCCCGACGGGCGGGGTGCGTGGTCAAGGCCACGCACCCCGCCCGTCGCCGTTTGATCTACCCGTCGGTAGCATCCTGCCCATGGCAGACACCGAGCAGATCGACGAGACCCCCGGCACCGCCCAGGACCCCAAGGCCGAGCGCGTGGCCGCCCGGCTCGGACGCGAGATCGACGCCTTCGCCAAGGCGCACGGCGGGGCCGAGGCGCAGATCGCGTACCTCGGCGAGCGCGGCGCCCGCATCGTGCTCGTCGGCGAGGACGGCGGCTGGGGCGACCTCGTGGCGCCGAGCGTCGCCGTCGCGGAGGACGCCGTGAAGAAGGCCGGCGTCACCGTGCACGAGGCGTTCGACGGAGAGTTCGCGGCCAAGGTGAAGACGGGCCCGTACGAGTGGAAGCGCATGGCCGGCATCCAGCTCGGCGGACCCTCCAACGGCTGACCCGTCACCCGTCGCACGGACGGCCGACAACCGTCGGCTGTTCGCACGGGGTGTGCGCGACCAACACCTGACACCCGCTTCACCCGTTAGGACCTGAAAAGGAACGGTCCAGTCGCGGGGAGTCCGGATGATCGAAACGCCGTCCCTGGTGGACCAGTACTGCCACGGCGTACTGCGGACGGAGCTGGGCCTCGGCACGTTCGAGGCCCACCTCGCCAGAACCGAGGGGCCCCCGGCCCCCGGCACCACCTTCTTCGACACCCAGACCGGCTTCGCCGTGCGCCGCTGGTGCCCGCCCCTGCTCGGTCTGGAGCCGCACTGCACGCCGGCCCGCTATCTGGCCCGGCGTCGCGAACTCGGTGTTCTCGAATCGGGCCGCAGGCTGCTGCGCGGCAGCGGCATCACCACGTACCTCGTCGACACCGGGCTGCCCGGAGACCTGACCGGGCCGGGCGAGATGGCCTCCACCGGAGCGGCCGGGGCGCACGAGATCGTCCGCCTGGAACTGCTCGCCGAACAGGTCGCCGACACCTCCGGAACCGTCGAGTCCTTTCTCGCCAACCTCGCCGAGTCCGTCCACGGAGCCGCCGCCAACGCCGTGGCCTTCACCTCGGTCGCCGGGGTGCGGCACGGCCTGGCGCTGGCGCCCGAACCACCGGGACCCGGCGAGGTCCGCGGGGCGGCGGGCCGCTGGCTGGCGGGCCGCCGGGTGGGCGGCCCGCTCTCCGACCCCGTCCTGCTGCGCCATCTGCTGTGGATCGCGGTCGCCTCGGGCCTGCCGCTGCAACTGCACGCCGGACTGGGCGAGCCCGGCCTGCGCATCGACCGCACCGACCCCGTCCTGCTCGCCGACTTCGCCCGCGCCACCGCGGGACTCGGCACCGACCTGGTCCTGCTGCACGGCTACCCGTACCACCGGCACGCGGCGCACCTCGCCGGGGTCTTCCCGCACGTGTACGCCGATCTGGGCGCCGCCCTGGTCCGCACCGGAGCGAGGGCGGCGGCGGTCCTCGCCGAGATCCTGGAGCTCGCCCCCTTCGGCAAACTGCTCTTCTCCAGCGGCGCCCACGGCCTGCCCGAACTCCACGTCATCGGGGCCCGCCTCTTCCGTGAGGCGCTCGCCCGGGTCCTCGGCACCTGGGTCGCGGAGGGTGCCTGGTCGCTGGCCGACGCCCAGCGCGTCGCGGGCCTGATCGCCGCGGGGAACGCCCGGCGGGTGTACGCCGTGGAGTGATGCCGGGGCCCCGCTCCGCCGCGCCCCGCTGGAGGGCGCCCTTCACCGGGGCGCCGCCCGGGGCCCAGACTGTGCGGATGACCGACGACGCCACGGCCCGACTGCTCGACCGGTTCCTCCGCGGGTTGCGCGTCCTGGACCCGGTCGCCGTCTGGGCGCACGGCTCACTGGCCGGCGGGGACTACCGCGAGGGGCGCAGCGACCTCGACCTCATCGCCGTACTGGAGGAGGATCCCTTCCGGCTGCCCACCGCCCGCGCGGTGCTCGGGCTGCACCGGCGGCTGCGGGCAGCCGAGCCACTGGCCCGCAGACTGCACTGCAGCTACCTGACACCCGCGACGGCGGCCGACGCCGAACGGTCGCACCTGACCTGGGCGCACGACGGCCCGATGAGGCGGCCGGTCACCCCGGTCACCCGCTGCGAGCTGCACACCTTCGGGCGCGTCCTGCACGGCACGCCCCCGGCGGGACTGCTGCCGCCCGTTCCCCCGAGCGAGCTGAGGGCCTTCGTCGTCAGGGACCAGAAGGAGTTCTGGCGTCCCGCCGTGGACAAGGCGCGGCTGTGGCGGCAGGACGTGTGGGTCGACCTGGGCACGATCACGTACGCGCGGGCGACGGCGACACTGCGGGACGGGCGACTGATCACCAAGCGGGAAGCGCTCGACCTGCTCCCCGGGCTCGGGGCTCCCCAGGA
The window above is part of the Streptomyces sp. NBC_01428 genome. Proteins encoded here:
- the tkt gene encoding transketolase is translated as MSTKPTTTDLEWTALDQRAVDTARVLAADAVQKVGNGHPGTAMSLAPVAYTLFQKVMRHDPADPDWVGRDRFVLSAGHSSLTLYTQLYLAGFGLELADLEAFRTWGSRTPGHPEYGHTPGVETTTGPLGQGVANAVGMAMAARYERGLFDPETAQGESPFDHFIYAIAGDGCLQEGISAEASSMAGHQQLGNLILLWDDNHISIEGDTETAVSEDTVKRYEAYGWHVQRVAPKPDGDLDPNALFDAVEAAKKVTDRPSFIAMRSIIAWPAPNAQNTEAAHGSALGDDEVAATKRVLGFDPDKSFDVADEVLAHTRQALDRGREARAEWEKGFAAWRTASPERAAEYDRIAATELPAGWEEHLPTFETGKSVATRAASGKVLQALGPVIPELWGGSADLAGSNNTTIDKTSSFLPADNPLPEADPYGRTIHFGIREHSMAAEMNGITLHGNTRVYGGTFLVFSDYMRNAVRLSALMHLPVTYVWTHDSIGLGEDGPTHQPVEHLASLRAIPGLNVVRPADANETTIAWREILKRYTKVYGKGAPHGLALTRQGVPTYDANEDAAKGGYVLFEAEGGTPEVILIGTGSEVHVAVEARERLQAAGVPTRVVSMPCVEWFDEQDQGYRDSVLPPSVKARVSVEAGIGLTWHRFVGDAGRIVSLEHFGASADAKTLFAEFGFTAEHVADAARESIAAAAQR
- the tal gene encoding transaldolase, giving the protein MTDALKRLSEEGVAIWLDDLSRKRITSGNLAELIDQQHVVGVTTNPSIFQKAISQGDGYDQQLSDLAARRVTVEEAIRMITTADVRDAADILRPVFDATGGQDGRVSIEVDPRLAHDTHATVAEAKQLAWLVDRPNTLIKIPATRAGLPAITEVIGLGISVNVTLIFSLERYREVMDAYLAGLEKAKERGLDLSKIHSVASFFVSRVDTEIDKRLDALGTPEAKAARGKAALANARLAYEAYESVFSSDRWAALDKSQANKQRPLWASTGVKDPAYKDTLYVDELVAPNTVNTMPEATLEATDDHGRITGNTVAGTYDQSRAEIDAVEKLGIAYDDVVQLLEEEGVEKFEAAWNDLLKSTEAELKRLAPSEG
- the pgl gene encoding 6-phosphogluconolactonase encodes the protein MNTPQLVVHRDKELMAQAAAARLITKIVDAQASRGYASIVLTGGRNGKGLLAALASQPARDAVDWGRLDLWWGDERYLPEGDPDRNDTQARAALLDAVPLDAARVHPMPTSDGPHGDDVEAAAEAYAAELAKAAGPENHGTVPEFDVLMLGVGPDTHVASLFPELPAVRETERMVVGVHGAPKPPPTRISLTLPAIRSAREVWLLAAGEDKAEAAAIALSGAGEIQAPAAGAQGRSRTLWLLDAAAASQLPRSLYPPASA
- a CDS encoding amidohydrolase family protein, whose protein sequence is MIETPSLVDQYCHGVLRTELGLGTFEAHLARTEGPPAPGTTFFDTQTGFAVRRWCPPLLGLEPHCTPARYLARRRELGVLESGRRLLRGSGITTYLVDTGLPGDLTGPGEMASTGAAGAHEIVRLELLAEQVADTSGTVESFLANLAESVHGAAANAVAFTSVAGVRHGLALAPEPPGPGEVRGAAGRWLAGRRVGGPLSDPVLLRHLLWIAVASGLPLQLHAGLGEPGLRIDRTDPVLLADFARATAGLGTDLVLLHGYPYHRHAAHLAGVFPHVYADLGAALVRTGARAAAVLAEILELAPFGKLLFSSGAHGLPELHVIGARLFREALARVLGTWVAEGAWSLADAQRVAGLIAAGNARRVYAVE
- the zwf gene encoding glucose-6-phosphate dehydrogenase, with product MSSSNPLRDPADRRLPRIAGPSGLVIFGVTGDLSRKKLMPAVYDLANRGLLPPGFSLVGFARREWADEDFAQEVHDAVKEHARTPFREEVWQQLVQGMRFVQGTFDDDEAFERLRSTIDELDKAQGTGGNFAFYLSVPPSAFPVVIKQLKKHKLADQANGSWRRAVIEKPFGHDLKSAEELNAIVHQVFAPDQVFRIDHYLGKETVQNILALRFANTMFEPIWNRSFVDHVQITMAEDIGIGGRAGYYDGIGAARDVIQNHLLQLMALTAMEEPSSFDADALAAEKTKVLGAAKLPKDLGKDTVRGQYAAGWQGGEKVVGYLQEDGIDPTSKTDTFAAIKVEVDNRRWAGVPFYLRTGKRLGRRVTEIAVVFQRAPHSPFDHTATEELGQNAIVFRVQPDEGVTVRFGSKVPGTSMEIRDVSMDFAYGESFTESSPEAYERLILDVLLGDSNLFPRTEEVELSWKILDPIEQYWEKHGKPAQYASGTWGPVEADEMLERDGRSWRRP
- a CDS encoding heme o synthase; this translates as MCVTAVESRPAGVLGTSSSRGQRPFGARVKAFVALTKPRIIELLLITTVPVMFLAQQGVPDLKLVLLTCLGGYLSAGGANALNMYIDRDIDALMERTSQRPLVTGMVSPRECLAFGLSLAVVSTLLFGLTVNWLSAWLSLGALLFYVVVYTMILKRRTSQNIVWGGIAGCLPVLIGWSSVTDSLSWAPVILFLVMFFWTPPHYWPLSMKVKDDYARVGVPMLPVVASNKVVARQIVIYSWVMVAVSLLLTPLGYTGWFYTVVALGAGGFWLWEAHGLQNRAKSEVTGGKLKEMRLFHWSITYVSILFVAVAVDPFLR
- the opcA gene encoding glucose-6-phosphate dehydrogenase assembly protein OpcA codes for the protein MKIDLTDTTASKINKALVQGRREIGAPAVGMVLTLVIVTDEENAYDALRAANDASREHPSRILVVIKRVSRSPRDRTKSRLDAEVRLGAEAGTGETVVLRLYGEVLNHAQSVVLPLLLPDAPVVAWWPVNAPLDPAKDPLGALAQRRVTDTYAAESPVRELNARADAYAPGDTDLSWTRITPWRSMLAAALDQVVCDVSAVEVEGEEFNPSCELLAMWLADRLDVPVKRSLSAGPGLTAVRMDTSCGPIVLDRADGSLATLSIEGQPDRAVALKRRETAELMAEELRRLDPDDTYASALRYGVDRLNAEAAAAEEASSGGTATATKTAPAAKKSTAAPAAKKTASSSAAKKATSGSAAKKSTAKKAPAKKAAAE
- a CDS encoding nucleotidyltransferase domain-containing protein, with the protein product MTDDATARLLDRFLRGLRVLDPVAVWAHGSLAGGDYREGRSDLDLIAVLEEDPFRLPTARAVLGLHRRLRAAEPLARRLHCSYLTPATAADAERSHLTWAHDGPMRRPVTPVTRCELHTFGRVLHGTPPAGLLPPVPPSELRAFVVRDQKEFWRPAVDKARLWRQDVWVDLGTITYARATATLRDGRLITKREALDLLPGLGAPQDVVDDITGRRYGEPGPTDPAWRDRRADRTRSYLGPAIDSLVAAHGTATRA